The following are encoded together in the Kineosporiaceae bacterium genome:
- a CDS encoding ABC transporter permease: MPERGHHHGLDALADTASATAGADGAVGTGGAIGAGSPGADGAAAGYRASATLPWRVEVRRQLRRRRTQITLGLLVVLPFVLVAAFKLGGDEPGSGAPGLVQVATEGAGNFTLFVLFAATGFLLVVVFALFAGDTVASEASWSSLRYLLAVPVPRGVLLRRKLAVALGFSAFSMVLLPASAFLAGGLFFGWAPIRTPLGTSVGGWDAFGRVALAVVFIGLSLLFASALAFLLGVWTDAPLGAVGGAVMLVIVTNILDAVPALDPWRVALPTHYSYAWLDLMAPEIAWDAMARGVLWSLTYTLVLLTAAWWHFTRKDITS, translated from the coding sequence ATGCCTGAGCGGGGACATCACCACGGTTTGGACGCCCTGGCCGACACGGCGAGCGCGACGGCCGGCGCCGACGGGGCCGTCGGCACCGGCGGCGCGATCGGTGCCGGCTCGCCCGGCGCGGACGGCGCGGCGGCGGGGTATCGGGCCTCGGCCACACTGCCGTGGCGGGTCGAGGTGCGGCGCCAACTGCGGCGCCGGCGGACCCAGATCACGCTGGGGCTGCTGGTGGTGCTGCCGTTCGTGCTGGTGGCGGCGTTCAAGCTGGGCGGCGACGAGCCCGGTTCGGGGGCACCCGGGCTGGTGCAGGTGGCCACCGAGGGCGCGGGTAACTTCACGCTGTTCGTGCTGTTCGCGGCGACCGGCTTCCTGTTGGTCGTGGTGTTCGCGCTGTTCGCCGGCGACACCGTGGCGAGTGAGGCCAGTTGGTCGAGCCTGCGCTACCTGCTGGCGGTACCGGTTCCCCGCGGCGTCCTGCTGCGACGCAAACTGGCGGTGGCGCTGGGGTTCTCGGCGTTCTCGATGGTGCTGCTGCCGGCCTCGGCGTTCCTGGCGGGTGGGTTGTTCTTCGGCTGGGCGCCGATCCGCACCCCGCTGGGCACCTCGGTCGGCGGCTGGGACGCGTTCGGCCGGGTGGCGCTCGCGGTGGTGTTCATCGGGCTCAGCCTGCTGTTCGCCTCGGCGTTGGCGTTCCTGCTCGGGGTGTGGACCGATGCCCCGCTCGGAGCCGTCGGCGGCGCGGTGATGCTGGTGATCGTCACCAACATCCTGGACGCCGTCCCGGCCCTCGACCCGTGGCGGGTGGCGTTGCCGACGCACTACTCCTACGCCTGGCTCGACCTGATGGCCCCCGAGATCGCCTGGGACGCCATGGCGCGCGGCGTCCTGTGGTCACTGACCTACACGTTGGTGCTGCTGACGGCCGCCTGGTGGCACTTCACCCGCAAGGACATCACCAGCTGA
- a CDS encoding sigma-70 family RNA polymerase sigma factor, with amino-acid sequence MATRAEQFEQLARAVQAPVLRYLLRRTDAETAADVLAETLAVLWRRLDDVPRPERGHPDPDAVPEDQLGAPLAWSYAVARRCLANAERGLRRQRALTARLVVLDPPASAVADESETSAMADEVHRALARVPAEDAELLRLWAWEQLEPREIAVVLGISANAASIRLHRAKTRLRAVMTRQDPGVAGQEQVAGGDRP; translated from the coding sequence GTGGCGACGCGTGCCGAACAGTTCGAGCAACTGGCGCGCGCCGTCCAGGCCCCGGTGTTGCGCTATCTGTTGCGCCGAACGGACGCCGAGACCGCAGCCGACGTCCTGGCCGAGACCCTCGCGGTGCTGTGGCGCCGGCTGGACGACGTCCCGCGCCCCGAGCGTGGGCACCCCGACCCGGACGCCGTCCCCGAGGATCAGCTCGGGGCACCGTTGGCCTGGAGCTACGCCGTGGCGCGGCGCTGCCTGGCCAACGCCGAGCGAGGTCTCCGTCGGCAGCGGGCGCTGACGGCCCGGCTCGTGGTGCTCGACCCGCCGGCGAGCGCCGTGGCCGATGAGAGCGAGACCTCCGCGATGGCCGACGAGGTGCACCGAGCGCTGGCCCGGGTTCCGGCCGAGGACGCCGAGCTGTTGCGGTTGTGGGCCTGGGAGCAGCTCGAACCGCGCGAGATCGCCGTGGTGCTCGGGATCAGCGCGAATGCTGCCTCGATCCGGCTGCACCGGGCCAAGACGCGGCTGCGCGCGGTGATGACCCGACAGGATCCCGGTGTTGCCGGACAGGAACAGGTAGCGGGAGGTGATCGACCGTGA
- a CDS encoding DUF1508 domain-containing protein, which yields MPAKFTIRKDKAGTFRFTLSAPNGQIVATSKAYASKAAAQSGISSIRANAAAATVDDTTVTAAAKITAKTTAKTAVKTTATTATKPVAKAAPKATVAKAGAVKRAIKPTVKPTAKPVAKVVAKPTAKRTAKPVAKPVAKPATKLVVKPAPKPATNRVTKVTKPTTRAAKPTTKAVKPTTKPAAKPVSKATTKPATKPAAKPSP from the coding sequence ATGCCCGCGAAGTTCACCATCCGCAAGGACAAGGCCGGGACGTTCCGGTTCACCCTGTCCGCCCCCAATGGCCAGATCGTGGCCACGTCGAAGGCCTACGCCAGCAAGGCGGCCGCCCAGAGCGGCATCAGCTCGATCCGCGCGAACGCTGCTGCGGCGACGGTGGACGACACGACCGTGACGGCCGCCGCGAAGATCACCGCGAAGACCACGGCGAAGACCGCCGTCAAGACCACGGCGACGACGGCCACCAAGCCGGTCGCCAAGGCAGCGCCCAAGGCCACTGTGGCGAAGGCCGGCGCCGTCAAGCGCGCCATCAAGCCCACGGTCAAGCCCACCGCCAAGCCGGTCGCCAAGGTCGTGGCCAAGCCCACGGCCAAGCGCACCGCCAAGCCGGTTGCCAAGCCGGTCGCCAAGCCCGCGACCAAGCTCGTCGTCAAGCCCGCACCCAAGCCCGCCACCAACCGGGTCACCAAGGTCACCAAGCCCACCACCAGGGCAGCCAAGCCCACCACCAAGGCAGTCAAGCCCACCACCAAGCCGGCGGCCAAGCCGGTGAGCAAGGCCACCACCAAGCCGGCCACCAAGCCGGCGGCCAAGCCAAGCCCGTGA
- a CDS encoding metallophosphoesterase, giving the protein MDHAAGTADAADAADDPVGTVGPVGTGSAAVSARIRARTRARRQAWRALGMIVVVLLGSAIGAALAPSVTTHVGPLEAEIRVRPSVGGGVRVLLPPAGEVSFATHWTPVAVTVNVVTVDLNQARTLLGSPSAVRDLGAAAPQDLRAATLKAAGLTAASALIGAGTLSGLIYRGRWRRTAYSMLGVLGLLTAVSGGTVLVFDADRFAEPRFAGLLSQAPYVAGEAGSLAQRLENYRAGVADIVQGVTTLYAMSGDLPVVPPSTGGPDDVVTVLHVSDLHLNPLGFDLVQRLVRDFRVQVVVDSGDITTWGSSVESATLSWIGELKVPYVFVRGNHDSRSTQALIASFPNAVVLDGTVQEVAGLRFAGIGDPVFTPDGARRVPPPVRGSVEPTPAGAIPSGPTITATGGSSQIQVEAGIRLAQVITAWNQAHPTTPVDVAVVHEPYSVPPLRGTVPLVLDGHFHSRHVELDEATGTREMREGSTGGAGISADFQAIRDGNPLPLEATLLYVARSGERAGQVLAYDEVTVGGFGLASASVERTVVRSEAPSDDGSTPDTAPSTPAALGAAEPATPSRRGR; this is encoded by the coding sequence ATGGACCACGCAGCCGGCACCGCCGACGCAGCCGACGCAGCCGACGACCCCGTCGGCACCGTCGGCCCCGTCGGTACCGGTTCGGCCGCGGTCTCTGCCCGGATCCGGGCACGCACGAGAGCGCGCCGCCAGGCCTGGCGAGCCCTGGGGATGATCGTGGTGGTGCTGCTCGGCTCGGCCATCGGCGCCGCGCTGGCGCCCTCGGTGACCACGCACGTCGGGCCGCTCGAGGCGGAGATCCGGGTCCGTCCCAGCGTGGGCGGGGGCGTTCGGGTGCTGTTGCCGCCGGCGGGTGAGGTCTCCTTCGCCACGCATTGGACGCCGGTGGCGGTGACCGTCAACGTGGTCACCGTCGACCTGAACCAGGCCCGCACGCTGCTCGGCTCGCCCTCCGCGGTCCGTGACCTCGGGGCCGCCGCGCCCCAGGACCTGCGCGCCGCCACGCTGAAGGCGGCAGGACTGACGGCGGCATCGGCCCTGATCGGGGCGGGGACGTTGTCGGGGCTGATCTACCGGGGGCGCTGGCGACGTACCGCCTACTCGATGCTCGGCGTCCTCGGCCTGTTGACCGCCGTCTCGGGCGGCACCGTGCTCGTCTTCGACGCCGATCGGTTCGCCGAGCCCCGGTTCGCCGGCCTGTTGAGCCAGGCCCCCTACGTTGCGGGCGAGGCGGGCAGTCTGGCGCAGCGGTTGGAGAACTACCGGGCCGGCGTCGCCGACATCGTGCAGGGCGTGACCACCCTGTACGCCATGAGCGGGGACCTGCCTGTGGTCCCGCCCTCGACCGGGGGCCCGGACGACGTGGTGACGGTGCTGCACGTCAGCGACCTGCACCTCAACCCGCTCGGCTTCGATCTGGTGCAACGCCTGGTGCGCGACTTCCGGGTACAGGTGGTGGTCGATTCCGGCGACATCACCACCTGGGGCTCCTCGGTCGAGTCGGCCACGTTGTCGTGGATCGGCGAGCTGAAGGTGCCGTACGTGTTCGTGCGCGGCAACCACGACTCGCGCAGCACCCAGGCACTCATTGCCTCCTTCCCCAATGCCGTGGTGCTGGACGGCACCGTGCAGGAGGTCGCCGGCCTGCGGTTCGCCGGGATCGGCGACCCGGTGTTCACCCCGGACGGCGCCCGGCGGGTCCCGCCCCCCGTCCGGGGCAGCGTTGAGCCCACTCCGGCCGGGGCGATTCCGTCGGGTCCGACGATCACGGCGACCGGTGGCTCCTCGCAGATCCAGGTGGAGGCCGGGATCCGGCTGGCGCAGGTGATCACGGCGTGGAACCAGGCGCATCCGACCACTCCGGTGGACGTCGCCGTGGTGCACGAGCCCTATTCCGTTCCACCGTTGCGGGGCACGGTGCCGTTGGTGCTCGACGGGCACTTCCACTCCCGCCACGTCGAGCTGGACGAGGCCACGGGCACCCGGGAGATGCGCGAGGGATCGACCGGTGGTGCCGGGATCTCGGCCGATTTCCAGGCCATCCGGGACGGCAACCCGCTGCCCCTCGAGGCCACGCTGCTCTATGTGGCCCGATCGGGAGAGCGGGCCGGGCAGGTACTGGCCTACGACGAGGTGACGGTGGGTGGCTTCGGGCTCGCCTCGGCCTCGGTGGAGCGCACCGTCGTCCGGAGCGAGGCGCCGTCCGACGACGGCTCCACACCGGATACCGCACCGAGCACGCCGGCGGCACTCGGTGCCGCCGAGCCCGCCACACCGTCGCGGCGGGGCCGGTAG
- a CDS encoding inorganic phosphate transporter — translation MEATLVVLVVFAGVAYAWMNGMHDAANAVATSLGTGALTPRVALPMSALLNVVGAVLGVRLAETFGLGLVAVPVHGPGPSVILQALVCAFGWNLVTWWFGLPSSSSHALIGALAGAGFAAGLQVDWELLTIWLALPLVISPVLGFLGAWLLMIVVLRVFRDAAHERAIQGFRMAQSVTAATMSVGHGLQDGQKTMGVIALALGAGASTGAVTPTWLQLLVAGALGLGTLAGGWRIIRTLSRRIVRMTPATGFAAESVASAMLYASAGLVGIPVSSTHTVTASIMGAGASGGLRAIRWGTARRIVLAWVATPVVTFALAAASVGAGRLAT, via the coding sequence GTGGAGGCCACGCTGGTCGTGCTGGTGGTGTTCGCCGGCGTCGCCTACGCCTGGATGAACGGCATGCACGATGCCGCCAACGCCGTGGCGACGTCCCTCGGGACCGGGGCGTTGACTCCCCGGGTGGCGCTACCGATGTCGGCCCTGCTCAACGTCGTGGGAGCCGTGCTCGGGGTGCGCCTGGCCGAGACCTTCGGCCTCGGTCTGGTCGCGGTTCCGGTGCACGGGCCCGGACCGTCCGTGATCCTGCAGGCCCTGGTCTGTGCCTTCGGGTGGAACCTGGTGACCTGGTGGTTCGGATTGCCCTCCTCGTCGTCCCATGCGCTGATCGGTGCGCTGGCGGGGGCAGGGTTCGCCGCGGGTCTGCAGGTCGACTGGGAGCTGTTGACGATCTGGCTCGCGCTGCCCCTGGTCATTTCGCCCGTACTCGGGTTTCTCGGTGCCTGGCTGCTGATGATCGTGGTGTTACGGGTGTTCCGCGATGCGGCTCACGAGCGGGCGATCCAGGGGTTTCGCATGGCCCAGTCGGTGACCGCGGCAACCATGTCCGTCGGGCACGGCCTGCAGGACGGGCAGAAGACCATGGGCGTGATCGCCCTGGCACTGGGTGCGGGGGCGAGCACCGGCGCGGTCACCCCCACCTGGCTGCAACTGCTGGTCGCCGGCGCCCTGGGCCTGGGAACCCTGGCCGGGGGGTGGCGGATCATCCGGACACTCTCGCGACGGATCGTCCGGATGACCCCGGCGACCGGCTTCGCCGCCGAGAGCGTCGCCTCGGCCATGCTGTACGCCTCGGCGGGCCTGGTCGGCATCCCGGTGTCGTCGACCCACACCGTGACGGCCTCGATCATGGGCGCCGGGGCGAGCGGAGGCCTGCGCGCCATCCGGTGGGGGACGGCGCGCCGGATCGTGCTCGCCTGGGTGGCTACTCCGGTGGTGACGTTCGCGCTCGCGGCGGCGTCGGTGGGTGCAGGACGGCTGGCCACCTGA
- a CDS encoding phosphate ABC transporter ATP-binding protein codes for MAKRIDIDDLDIFYGTFKAVEGVSMTVQPKSVTAFIGPSGCGKSTVLRSLNRMHEVIPGGRIEGRITLDGQDLYAGSVDPVTVRRTIGMVFQRPNPFPTMSIYDNVVAGLRLNGVKKSSVLDEAAEASLRGANLWDEVKDRLAKPGAGLSGGQQQRLCIARAIAVRPQVLLMDEPCSALDPISTLAIEDLIDELKQDYTIVIVTHNMQQAARVSDQTAFFNLAATGKPGKLVEIGDTKVIFSTPSVKATEDYISGRFG; via the coding sequence ATGGCCAAGCGCATCGACATCGACGATCTCGACATCTTCTACGGCACCTTCAAGGCCGTCGAGGGCGTGAGCATGACCGTGCAACCCAAGTCGGTGACCGCGTTCATCGGCCCCTCGGGCTGCGGCAAGTCCACCGTCCTGCGCTCGCTGAACCGGATGCACGAGGTGATCCCCGGCGGGCGCATCGAGGGTCGGATCACCTTGGACGGCCAGGATCTGTACGCCGGCTCGGTCGATCCGGTCACGGTGCGCCGCACCATCGGCATGGTGTTCCAGCGTCCGAACCCGTTCCCGACCATGTCGATCTACGACAACGTCGTGGCCGGCCTGCGGCTCAACGGAGTCAAGAAGTCATCGGTGCTGGACGAGGCCGCCGAAGCCTCGCTGCGCGGCGCGAACCTGTGGGACGAGGTCAAGGACCGATTGGCCAAGCCCGGCGCCGGCCTGTCCGGCGGTCAGCAGCAACGACTGTGCATCGCCCGCGCCATCGCGGTGCGTCCCCAGGTGCTGCTGATGGACGAGCCCTGCTCGGCCCTGGACCCCATCTCGACGCTGGCGATCGAGGACCTGATCGACGAACTCAAACAGGACTACACCATTGTGATCGTGACCCACAACATGCAGCAGGCCGCACGGGTCAGCGACCAGACGGCGTTCTTCAACCTCGCCGCCACCGGGAAGCCGGGCAAACTGGTCGAGATCGGCGACACCAAGGTCATCTTCAGCACCCCGAGCGTCAAGGCCACCGAGGACTACATCAGCGGCCGATTCGGCTGA
- the pstA gene encoding phosphate ABC transporter permease PstA, whose product MTSAEIPFTTSRLELVSSDVDAERERSPRLDGRGTDAARALRDRLARVVAWGAFGTALIPLVWILWTVVSQGIGLLATSTWWTHSQRNINAADVGGGAVHAIQGTLIQAAVTAAISVPIAVFTAIYLVEYGRGKLARTISFMVDILSGVPSIVAALFIYAVWVTTFGLQRVGFAVSLALVLLMIPVVVRSTEEMLKLVPNELREASLALGVPRWITITRVVLPTAFSGIITGILLGLARVMGETAPLLILGPYTKNIATNLFSGYMPTLPTMINQDRTETGIDSAVERMWAAALTLILLVLLLNLTGRLIARFGAVRS is encoded by the coding sequence GTGACTTCCGCAGAGATTCCCTTCACCACCTCCCGACTCGAACTCGTGTCCTCCGACGTGGACGCCGAGCGCGAACGCTCGCCCCGGCTCGACGGCCGGGGCACCGACGCGGCGCGAGCGCTGCGCGACCGTCTCGCCCGGGTCGTCGCCTGGGGTGCGTTCGGCACGGCACTGATCCCCCTGGTCTGGATCCTGTGGACGGTGGTGTCCCAGGGCATCGGCCTCCTGGCGACCAGCACCTGGTGGACCCATTCGCAGCGCAACATCAACGCGGCCGACGTCGGCGGCGGCGCCGTCCATGCCATTCAGGGCACCCTGATCCAGGCCGCCGTCACCGCGGCGATCTCGGTGCCGATCGCCGTGTTCACCGCGATCTACCTGGTGGAGTACGGCCGCGGCAAGCTCGCCAGGACGATCTCGTTCATGGTCGACATCCTGTCCGGGGTGCCGTCGATCGTGGCTGCTCTGTTCATCTACGCCGTGTGGGTGACCACCTTCGGGCTGCAGCGGGTCGGGTTCGCCGTGAGCCTGGCGTTGGTGTTGTTGATGATCCCGGTGGTGGTGCGCTCCACCGAGGAGATGCTCAAGCTGGTGCCCAACGAACTGCGCGAGGCCTCCCTCGCCCTCGGGGTGCCTCGGTGGATCACCATCACCAGAGTCGTGTTGCCCACAGCCTTCTCGGGCATCATCACCGGCATCCTGCTCGGCCTGGCCCGGGTGATGGGCGAGACGGCGCCGTTGCTCATCCTCGGCCCCTACACCAAGAACATCGCGACCAATCTGTTCTCCGGCTACATGCCGACGTTGCCGACGATGATCAACCAGGACCGCACCGAGACCGGTATCGACTCGGCCGTGGAGCGCATGTGGGCCGCCGCGCTCACCCTCATCCTGCTCGTGCTGCTGCTCAATCTGACCGGGCGACTCATCGCCCGCTTCGGCGCCGTGCGGTCCTGA